The Epinephelus lanceolatus isolate andai-2023 chromosome 10, ASM4190304v1, whole genome shotgun sequence genomic sequence TCCCCAAACTGTGTGTTTTATGCCAAAATATGATTTTCTCCTAACCATAATcagtggttttgtgcctaaacctaaccacatgttaactacAGCATTGTGAAAACATAAagtcaatgccaacattttttctggtgatttaGGTGCAACAGGTGGATTGATGTCAGTACTAGTGTTGCCTGTATAACTGAGGGGGTTCAACATCTGATTGGGATCCTCATGGACTCCTCCCTGTGTATAGCGAGAACCTGGGGCAGACTAGAACACACTGGATCACTGATCCCACCAAGGCTATCTCACtgttcacctgtctgtctgtctgcctgtctcagGTGACGTTCCCTGTGAGGGTCTTTAAACTGATGGGGGTGGAGACCGTGCTGGTGACCAACGCCTCTGGAGGAATATGTCCGGACTTTAAAGTTGGTGACATCATGATCATCAAAGATCACATCAACCTACCAGGATTTGCTGGACAGCATCCGCTGTGTGGACCCAACGACGAGCGgtgagacaggaggacagacagagaacaGGAAGAGACTGGAAGAGACAAACACAGTTATATATGAGCCCTGAGATGAAATCAACTATATCAGCATTAAGAAAATGTAATGTGTCTCACcgcctgtctgtgtctctgtctgtagtTTTGGGATCAGGTTCCCCTGTATGTCTGATGCATACAGTAAGGATCTGAGGCGGCTGACATTGGAAGTGGGCTCTGAGCTCGGCTGCAGCGACTTCGTCAGGGAGGGAGTTTACTGTATGGTGAGCGGCCCAAACTTTGAAACCATCGCAGAGGCCAGAATGCTACTGATCCTGGGCTGTGACTCTGTAGGTaagacaggaagagagacaggcagacacacaaGCCCTTTTTACTCACAGACTGCACCATGGGGCTGCCACAAATTCCCGTCTCATTCATTTATCACTTTAGGTGAAATCGCAGCCTAAACTTTTCTGCCGTATGCATTAAGTACATAGTGATGCAGTTAGTTTAAATTGAAATTCAGAAAACTGTAGTTAAAGTGAAGCTTATAAACCTTAATAtagtgaaaaaaacatgttctcATTATTTCACACTGTCCCTCTCCTCAGGTATGAGTACAGTTCCTGAAGTAACCGTGGCGAAGCACTGTGGACTCAGAGTTCTTGGTCTGTCTCTCATCACCAACATGGTCAGTGGATAGCAGTCATGTCTGATGTGACAGTGGTGAAGGAAAACACAATTATTCAAATGGACCTGTACCCCACCCAAAAAAGGACAGCAGTGTTGTAGTTGTGTTATGGCTGTGTTGTGGCTGTGTTGTGGCTGTGATGTGGCTGTGGTGTGGCTGTGATGTGGCTGTGTTATGGCTGTGTTGTGGCTGTGGTGTGGCTGTGATGTGGCTGTGATGTGGCTGTGTTATGGCTGTGTTGTGGCTGTGTTGTGGCTGTGTTGTGGCTGTGTTATGGCTGGGTTGTGGCTGTGATGTGGCTGTGTTGTGGCTGTGTTATGGCTGTGTTATGGCTGTGTTGTGGCTGTGTTGTGGCTGTGTTATGGCTGTGATGTGGCTGTGTTGTGGCTGTGTTATGGCTGTGTTGTGGCTGTGTTATGGCTGTGTTATGGCTGTGATGTGGCTGTGATGTGGCTGTGTTGTGGCTGTATGATGGCTGTAAGACAGCATTGACATATGCCACCTGTGTCGTGCTGCAGGTGTCTCTGGACTACAGCCGGGAGGAGAAGGTAAACCATGAGGAGGTTCTTCAGACCAGTAAGATGAGGGCAGAGGTTCTGCAGAAAATTGTCACCACACTGATTTCTCGCTGCCAGCAGCAGAGCATCAACACCCACTGACTCATCAGCACCCACTGACAGACCAACAGAGCCACAGAGGAGTCCACCACCACCTTCATCACTGTGAACATCTACAACACTGTGTAATatctgactgtagcttctgtcagtgtttgttggcagTGAGTCTGTAACTCTGTTGTAGCTTtatgctgctgttgtgtttcagttgttAACTTTACAATAAAACGATTAAATGATTGAGGACTCTGAAATGTTCTTTTACATTTATCTCCTCCCCTCATATCACTTATAACATTATAGAAAGTGTTTATAACAGTATGAGACACTGTAACGTAGCCAAAACATTTATTAGTGTAAAGTCACCAACCACTTTATCATCACCAGTATAAACAGTTAATGAATGATAATATCATACATGTATTATTCAGTTTAATTCTTCTTACCCCAAGGTCCATTTACTAGATTTCTTCCAGAGCTTTCAGCCTCATCTTGGTGATTTGTGAAAAATTTCTATCACCATAACTTTGTAATTTTATATTGTCAATCATTCGTCAAGTGTCCGTACACCAGTTGGTGACATAGGTGTTGATTAATAGGGGAGAGCGGGTCATCTTGTCACAAGGGCCAGGTGTCACACTGGTTACATATGCAACACCAGAGGGCGCTATCTAAACAAATTCAATTGTTGCGCCTACAACTCACTGTTCTGGAGTCATTTTGCTCCTGACATGCCTCTATGTGACTGTAAACTGAGGTGAGAACATATTTTCCTATTTCTTTTACTATAAAAGCAAACAAGCTAAACTACAGGATTTATGTAATAGAACATTGATTTTCAATCATATTTTTTGCACTgaaaagaagagaggaaaggtGTATTTTGATACTTAAACCAAAGTCCTGTGCTAAAGCTAGCTTGTGGTGTGGCTAGCAAAAGCACATCACTCATGGGCAAGATGTCTCAGTGCTCTCTGGGCGTATCGTCACAGTTTGCGTGGTGACTCAGATTAGCCTATGTCACTgacaaaagttaaaatatgttgAGGTAGTCAGTTTACTTAATTTATGTTGCATTTGGAATTGGAACTAAAAAGAACTCATAGTTCAGAGCCcgatctcactctgaagttgtcaaaatctagTGCTTGatcagtgacttgcggcgtcagaaaccaatgaacaAAGGCCTCCTTTAATGCTGGCATGACACGCagccggttgccattatagtttaacagcgccccacagcatcagggggaaacgtggcagaacaaggacaaaagttGAGGGGGCGAAAGtctgggaggggtggtggatgggtctaacaaacaccaaccttcacccgagagagtggtgtttgtgtcccgtaagattctaacgCGACACCCTGCTCTTttctcctaaacccaaccatgtgctttttttcaatttgccatagtgcttttattttgaaagaggctgtatggaaacattaaatttcctgtgaaaacagaagtgtattttgaaagacgacAATGCATCTAagaggcagaacttgacacgtgtcccagaacttcaacaaccaacacacccagggtaccttgcacttcatatgtggacgtggaaagtccatgaccaaatttcaatatgtgacaaagtcggagtgaaaatgtgttataGCTCAGGacactttttttgtaatttgttaTTAATTTACACTTTGTAGAGTCTTTCAATAAAAACCGTTACATTTAAGACCTGTGAGGGGCAACAGGTGAGAACTTGTTCGGACGCCTGTTCTGGGCAACAACAAACCAATGTCCACTTCATCAGGTTTCTTTTAGTGTGGTAAcccatttattttaacatgtgcTCACCATCACACAGGTAAAACACTGTATTTCCATAATTTATCTCAGGTAAATTTCCACTTCACAGTTTCAGAGTCCATCACAGTTAAGTTTCCATCACACACCTGCTGTTCATCACCTGCACCTTACCTTTATTACCGGTGTTTTCCTGCTCTAGTGCGCCACTCCGTGTACAAATGACAAAACTGCATGTATTTACATGCAGTCACTATTAGTTAAACATtaatcaaaacaaatacaaaaaatgttatTGTGGCTCCAACACAGTAGGTCTTTGTAGTAAGAGTGCATTTTGGGATGCAGAATTTGATTATTCTGTCTTGCCCATGGTAGATTATGTTTTAAATGAATTTATTTACATAGGTTGTTCTTGATTTTACATGCACTGACACTGATACTGATGAAGCACTAGCATTTGAAACATCTGTCAAAATATATCAGACTTTTAAACGCAAAATGAGCATGGAAAACCTCTACTTTTATACACGTTCTTGTTCACTGAAAAATATTAAGAGGTAATTTACCTTTAATTTACTTGCACTATATTTAGattctcttttttcttaaaaaaaccCCAGAGATGTAAGATTTTCACATTTCTATTGCCAATGACAGCtttattgtaattattgtgcacatgataaataaataacctCAATTTGAAATATAGAATTATaacaaataatttgtgtattaGTAAATTGTACTGACGAAGATCTGTTTAAAGACTGTTAAAGAAAATTAAggttttaatatatttacagaATAATATCTAGAATACAAAGTTTTATAACAACAGTTTTCTCCATCTTCACTGCAGTCTTGAGCATACAACATCCGGTACAGCAGGTGGCGCCATGCACGTTATGCTCctgttttattctgaaggaGTCACAATGACGCtccgcttttattttgaaggaccCGGGCAGGAAGTGATATTGTTATTGGCGGAACTGAGGCTAAACAAACAGAAGCTAACAGAGGCTAACAGAGCTGATATGACGGAGTAACAAATGGCTACTGATGTCAGTCTGAGGGTAAGTCTTTCACTTTTATTCCCAGTAACAGATTTTAATGTTTAGTGCTTCCGGTTCTTTATTATTATGTGATTAATATCACAGCCAAACTTCgcgccacacacagaggcagccaCTGCGCCTGCTCAGTTGTGTGTTAGCTTAGCTTCTACCGGCGACACACTGCTGTTATTATGAAGCTTACTGAACTATCGTTACACTAACAGAGACAAAATGttggctgcagctctgctcGCACGCTTAGAGGCTTAACCCGGGTCAAATTAACCGTGCCAGTCAAACCTGACCACATATTTTGCATCTAAACTAGAGCTAAAGTGCGGCTAAGCTAATGAGTTAAACACCTGTCTGTCCTGTATGTTAAAGTTAGTTTTGAATATCTGATAACTGAAGACGTGTCTGTCTTCACCAGTAGAGGAAAGTGACTCTCAAGTACAATTTGGAAGTAACGCTACTTCTACTTAACTTGCGTATTTCTATTGTTATTAGAAATTTAGCTTTTCATTGGCAGCTACAGGAAATAACCCTGACCCTGTTCAATAACAAATACTCTCCTTGACGCCAGTTCTGACAGATACATATCACTGCAGAATTAAGGGCTTGAAGGAAAGCAAAGATATAAGTAAGCAAAGAataaaaacctaaataaaaataaactaaattacTTCTTCAAAGTGGGCACCCAAGATCAGTGCCACCAATTCAGTTTCTGGCAAaatgttcctgagatatgacgctgagtaatgaacagagaagtgtttttgcagaatagTATGAGGTTTTAgcgaagttgacctttgaccttttggatataaaatgtcaccacttaatcattttatcctgttagacatttgtgtgaatatTTGTCATAATTGGCGTGtgaattcctgagttatggtcgaaagtgttttgtgaggtcacactgactttgaccttcgaccacaaaattctaatcagatcAATCAGATTATAAATCCATAACATactactgctgttattattagtcatacctctattattatacacatgtgATCAttagcgcctgtcatgggcagcccactctgacatctctccacttagtgcatgtataggtcctgtttgtgcatgtgtgtgttcggacctgtgtgtaactgacaacagagtgaaaaattgaatttcccctcggggattaataaagtatataaaattaaaaaaaattaaattaaattaaaaaaaatattgtcacatacatatactgtcATATGTTAATATATACTACATACAACATATAGTACCacaattactgttattattaatattatattatgaCAAAAAGTAATGTTGttgctgttaatttattatgtttatCTGCTCTGTACAACATCTAATGCACGTCAgtccgtcctggaagaaggacaggggttttttggggagtttttccttattgtctgtgagggtccaaaagacagagggatgtcagaTGCTGTAAAGTCTCTGAGGCAAATTgcgatttgtgatattgggctttataaataaaattgaattaaataatcatcttttaaatgattatttattattacaaaTCAAACTACCCAGCTGTATGTAAAGTAATTAAAGTGGAGCGCCTTTATTAGCTCATTTTAATCCAATAATATATGTTATTCAGAAATGGGCCATTCTTTATTATGAGTACTtgtacttttggtactttaagtgtattttgatgctgatacttttgtacttttacttaagtaaaactttgaatgcaggactttttctacactgtggtgttgctacttttactgcagtaacagATCTGAATTCTTCTTTCATCACTCTAAtattctgtctgtctttattaTATGTATTGATCACTGGTATTGGTCAGCACTTACATGGATCAGATGTTGAATTGATCACTGGTTGTAAAGATCGCTTCTTCTCTTTGTTTTCCCGTGGTGTGGTGTTTcccggtggtgtggtggttagcactctcgcctcacagcaagagggttgtcggttcgatcccgggtgcgggagcccttctgtgcggagtttgcatgttctccccgtgtcagcgtgggttctctccaggcactccggcttcctcccacagtccaaagacatgcagattggggattaggttaattggtgattctaaattgtccgtaggtgtgaatgtgagcgtgagtggttgtctgtctctatgtgtcagccctgtgatagtctggcgacctgtccagggtgtaccctgcctctcgcccgatgtcagctgggataggctccagcccccccgcgaccctcaagaggatgaagcggttagaagatgaatgaatgtattAATCAGTGATGTGTATATCAGTGGTATTGATCACAGATGGTGTTGATTAGTCGTTGTATTGATCACTGATGGTGTTGCTCAGTTGTTGCATTAATCATTGACTGTGCTTGTGTGTCCCAGCGGCTGGAGAGGCGGCGTCCAGCACGAGACAACATTTGTCCTCTGGAGTCTAAATTTCTGAGGACGGATGGAGAGGATGTTGCCTTCAAACTGGACAGCAGGTCACTGTCCACGCCTCACACAGGAAGCTCCACTGGGGACAAACAGGAAGAGGAGCGAACACTTGTCTCAGGTCAGTaagctgtgacatcatgatgacaTGTGAACACATTAGATCATGTTTAAATCAAGTGTGGTTGAACTGACTCGGCAACGTGTTTATAAATGGTCCAAGTGTTAAACTGGACGAAGGCATAGTCAGAGTATTCATACCTTTAGTTTTGTCCGTCTCTTGCTCAGGTGATGGGATGACGGGGGAAGAGGTGGTCGCCATGGTGACCAGCGAGGCCAGTGAGGATGAAATGGGAAGCCTGGACATTGACCTGGACAGAACGTCCAAACAGCACAACCTGACGTCCAGCAACGTGCGCGCCATTTTGCATGTAagagagacacacacgcacacgcatggTTAACACCAGGAGAACATATTACTAAAGTTTACAATCACAGAATCAGAATCCGGTTTGTTACCAAGTTTTTTCACATACAAAgaatttacatattttgttttggTGCGGTAAacaagaggaaataaaaataaaagcaagtaaaaaaatcaaactgaaaTCAGAGTAaagttacaataaaaaaatgcattcatCAGCAATAGTTCACGTTAGTTTTACCTGTGTGTAACATGTaacactctgtactgtaacaTGTTGTGTGTCCCGTGTCAGGAGGTGATTACCCACGAGCATGTGGTGGCCATGATGAAAGCTGCCATCAGAGACACTCAGGACCTGCCCATGTTTGTGAGTGTCCATGTTTTCTTTGTGCTGAGGCTCGGGATGAATATCGTCTCGATTTTTTAATGATTCTGAATCAGAGTTTCTTCCTGGCTCAAATTAAGGCCAAGGTGTTAGCATCGTGATCATGTGCACACACGTGCATGTGAACTGAGCCTTCACCTGACTCAAGGAAACATTTTTATGAACAAAATTATTTTAGAAGCTCTAATAAgtataattatttattattatttatcattatttagcagctaaagaggcagatattttcctcaggagttggtggagactgAAAAAAAcgtctctttgtgttttaatttgttttttctccatCAGGAGCCGAAGATGACTCGATCCAGGCTGAAACAGGCCGTTCAGCAGGGACAggtgaaaacattttgtttaatgATTATAGGTTGGTGTAGGTGATATATTTTCAAGAGTTAAATCAGAatttttctgtttgtatttttaaattaagctttacctgtttttatttataaatttgGTTACAATCTTGCAGTGAAGCAAAGCTCTTTACACATGTCTTAATTCTAGTAAATCTTTACTTGttgcacaaacattttttttttgtttttatttaacacttgttttggcagtgtgcgTGTGTTTCCTGTGCCAGTAAAGTTTCTTTGAATTGAATTGGACTCAacaaaaactttaaaactttcaAAACaagtctgtctttctgtctgtctggttACAGCCTCTGGACTGGAGTCTGTCAGCCGTGAACACAGCCACAGTCAAGGTAAAATAACATATCCAGTCTGCAGGAgaatttctgtctgtctctctgtccatctttttgtctgtctgactgactgactgtctcTTCTGCAGCCTCCTCAGTTCGTAGACATTGATCTTGAGGAGGATGAAGACTCGTCTGATGAAGAGTATTGTcctgatgaggaagaggaggaggaggaagacactGCTGAGGAGGTGAGTGATGCTTTGACCTTTCACGGGGGCTGTAACCTGCCACGTTACCCTTTTCTATAGTTGGATTTTGATTTAGatttttatcttttagctcaaagacaaaaatatttaGTAAACATACAATAATTCataaacagtttttatttatgatttttaatcTCTTATTCTTATGTTAACTTGATGTTAGTTGGTACATACCAATAACAGTTTGTACTGCATACTAACTGGCTTTTTAAACTTTCCTTTAGACTTTCCTCAGCGATGCAGACAGCTTGGCTTCACCTCCCAGAATGCATCAGGCCTCTCAACTTAAACTACTGACAGTCCAGAGGACTGATGAATCCCGACAGGTACCCAGACCTCAGATCTCCTATAGAAACACTGATGTCTGACCTCAGACCCCTGCGCTGCCCCATAAAGGCTAACTGCATTAACTACAACATCACTGAATCTGAGAAAAATGGCTTCAGAGTTTTTGACTGTTCAGCTAAATGTGTTTCAAGTAGAAACGTGGTGATGCAGTTATTAGACAGGTATTCATAAAGTCTAATGAACATGATTAATGATTTGACCTGTGCACAAAAAAATCACTAAAATTGTAGTGGCTGcactctgtttttgttttacctgAAACACCTCCATAAGTAATGCAAAGGCAACGTGCAGTAACTACAATGTCAGTGTCAGATCTTTTCAAGGTAAACTGTGCTCATTTCTTACtgaatttaatttgtttgtttcatttatagATGCCTGTTTTATTAGTTCTAACCCTCAAGTGTTATTTTGTTGTAATATTCACATCATCAGGTTTATGATTACTtgacatcatcatcttcatcactgaTCTTGTTGTGGTCATTGTCACGTTATCAGTTATTTTGTTGTCCTCGGCCTCATGTTCACTATTCACTGTAATGCCCTTTCTGCAGTTTTCTTTGGCCCAATAGAATCCCAAATCTACGGGAACACCAGTTGTTCATAACTCAGTTTTAACAGATACACTGACCCCTGCCTGTTCTTTAGAAACCCTCAGGACACCTGGGAGAACAGGTGATGACCTCCACCTGCGCTCCTCATCAGCTCCTCACTGTTCCTGAGACCTCCTTCCTGGAGAGACTCAACgctgtggaggaggagctggactgcAGCGCTGCCTACACCTATAACCAGGTAAACCCCACAGCACACCCACACCTATGAGAAACACCCACCCAAAAGCAGTCTCACTGACTTCCTGCCTCTCCCACTACCTGCCTCTCGCTTTCTCACTCTTAGGACAGAAAAGCCAGcaatgatggtggtggtggaggcaCCAGTTGTTTGGCGTACCGCACACGCTCCAAACTTCCTCTGGTTAACGTTCCTTTGGGTCAGCTGGAGGCGGAGCTTCTGGCCCCTGACATCAGCGCTGACATGTACGAGCTCAGCGCCGTCCAGGGGGAGGAGGAGCGTCACTGGACGAAGTGGCTGCAGGGTCTCATGGCCCCCGACAATGAAGGTCAGGGATCCGGCTGATAACAGCactttcagaataaaaacctgagactgttttgtttttgttgttgttaacatCTCAGAAAGCTAACTGAACCTGTCTGTCTTCTCAGAGGAAGCCGATGATGATGACGACCCCGAGTACAACTTCCTGGAAGACCTGGATGAACCCGATCTGGAGGACTACAGGACGGACCGGGCAGTCCAGATCACCAGTAGGTGTTGTGGATTGGGTTTGGGTCAAGGCCTAGAGAAGCTTTTCCAGGACCTCAGAATCTGTATTTTGCTTCTTGTCCTCTTCTCTGTGTTAacacttctttttcttcttctactttttCAGAGAAGGAAGTGAACGAGCTGCTGGAGGAGCTGTTTGAAACGGTGTGTTGAGTTGATTTTTACCAACCTGTGTTTCCACTGATTGGTACTAATGATTCTGGTCTTTATAGACAGTGTTCAGAcctcacacagcacaatgtgatctcatccctactcGTCATTTATCTCACATCAACGCCGACATGGCTCGATTCTGTCCTAAACCTGATAATAACAGTCCCACAGCAGTAGTGTCATGATAAATAGAGAGAAGGTCAAGGAGGAGCTGAGCGAATCAATACGCTGCACGCAGCTCTACACTGGTGGCGCAGAATTCACAGGGACTGGAACAATTTACATTATTTGTTGTGATCGTAATGTCCTGCAGGAGCTGACTGGATTTAAACAGAGTAGAAATCACACCCACCGATCTGAGAGTCAGAACTTTTTGGACTTTATGACGAGGCAGGACTGATGACGAGTGTCAGGTCTGAGTGACGTCTGTTTTCTGTACAGCTCCAGGAGGAGGTGGCAgctgaggagcaggaggaggagcaggaagaggagcaggaggaagaggtggtGCCATTACAGACTGGACCGAAATTCAACGTCCCCCAGGCTTTACGGTAACACATCTACGTAGAGtcctgatgcacacacacacacatctacatgAACACATATACACAGTGACACAGGCCCTCCTTTTGGGACGGTGCAGCAGAGATGTGCTGTGACTGTTTGGGTAAGGAGGAAGAGAAATGGCCTCTGCTGCGGCTTCTTCACACAGAACACATGAAGAAGAGTGCAGCTGAGAGGAGACATCCTGTATCTGACATAAACTGTGTCGTCTTTTAGACAGTATGCATTTTCTTCAAGGCTGTCTGTAGCCCGCAGTAGAAGATGTGCCATTACACCAAACGTTTTATACAGAGCGGTGGTGGAGTCGTGGTGCAACACTCCCACCATAAACAGACAGTATACAGCAGTTGTGTCCCTTTTTGTTCTCTGTAGTTTTGAGGCACCGTTAGCCAGCATGTTGACAGAGCGACGGCGAACTGTCAGGAAACAGTACGAagctctgcagcagaggagagcccTGCAGGAAACCACCAGTAATCACCGTGACAATCTGAAGGACACACCCAGCACACAACCTGGGACTGTTACGTCTGTCTTAGTGCTGCCAAGTCGGGTCTACCCCACCCTCCACCTGGACTACACCCAGAAActgcagctacagcagcagatacAGCAGGTACGTGTCCTCTACTGTCTCACATAGTGTCCTGTAGCATTGCGTCTGTTTCCTCTTCATCTCCAACATGAATCCTGatatttaaataaagtgtttaaAGAAACTGCAGCATTCCCAGTTTTGGTTCACTCacatgttttctgtctctgtctctgtctcagcacGTTCAGCTGCTGACTCAAGTTCACCTGCTGAGTCGCCGTGTGGACGCCCTGAACCACCAAGCCTGCCTCACCAAACACTACCTGGTCAGTCagtaaacaacacaaacaaatgttCTCTTCCTCCAGATGGGTGCACCACCCAGTGAGGTATGTTGAGTCTGGTTTAACCCGGATAAATTGCCACGTTAACTGGTGCTGCGTGGccaacctggtcgggaccactTTCTGTTCAGAGTTTCGACTTGAAATCGGCTAAAAAGCGGCGCCGTTCAGGCGATAATGTCAATCAATGAGCAAAACAGTTTGTATATTAACTTAAAAATTTACACAATTAGTGATTTTCTGCCAGCTTTTTGGCCGATTTCAACTCGAAACTCAGAACAAAAACTGGTCCTGACGAGGTTAGGTATGCAGCAGaggttaccatggtgatttagCCAGGTAAAAAGAGAGCCATCTTTGCACGAAGGAAAACTCCGGCTTTAGACTCGACATACCTCCCTAACTTCAGACAGCCTTCAGGTCAGTccgtaaacaacaacaacacaaacaaatgtcctctccctcttctccctccaggaggagctgcagcagtttGCCAGCCGTCAGGAGGAGGCCGTTCTCCCCAGTAGTTTCACAGTGTGTAACCTGAGGGGGGCGCTGGATCTCCTGCAGGAGGTGGAGCAGAGAGTGgaccctcctcctgctccttctgCTCCTACTTCCACCAGGCGCTGGCTCCCCAGGATGACTCCTGCTACCAACAGTAAGAATGGAAATAAACTCTGGTTCTGTC encodes the following:
- the pnp4b gene encoding purine nucleoside phosphorylase 4b, encoding MHTKGNSCCCSFEHYKLTTEWLLNHTSHRPKIAVICGTGLGLLADGAANKQIFRYQDIPNFPVSTVTGHEGCLVFGTIEGTSCVFMQGHFHLYEGYSLCQVTFPVRVFKLMGVETVLVTNASGGICPDFKVGDIMIIKDHINLPGFAGQHPLCGPNDERFGIRFPCMSDAYSKDLRRLTLEVGSELGCSDFVREGVYCMVSGPNFETIAEARMLLILGCDSVGMSTVPEVTVAKHCGLRVLGLSLITNMVSLDYSREEKVNHEEVLQTSKMRAEVLQKIVTTLISRCQQQSINTH